Proteins from a genomic interval of Mesobacillus sp. S13:
- a CDS encoding nitroreductase family protein, producing MIVLELNDVIHWHRSIREYEDREVSQELLDRILEAGIRASSSGNMQTYSIIVTKDKELKKKLYSAHMEQSMVVDAPILLTFCADFNRMRKWLTLNDAPVHFDNYMSFMIGAIDAALVSQNCALAAENEGLGICYMGSTLANCDQIGELLNLPPNVVPVVGYSLGYPAENPAPRDRLPMHGLVHYDQYQDYSDENIQEIYQDRNEKGWNRYMAVPKLKEMTEELGLKNLAQIYTIAKYTKQSHQEFSQTVLKYLERQNFMNNE from the coding sequence GTGATTGTTTTGGAATTGAATGATGTAATCCACTGGCACCGGTCGATTCGTGAATATGAAGATAGGGAAGTCAGCCAAGAGCTGCTAGACCGGATTTTAGAGGCAGGTATTCGTGCCTCATCAAGCGGAAATATGCAAACGTATTCGATCATTGTCACGAAAGATAAAGAACTGAAGAAAAAATTATATTCTGCTCATATGGAGCAATCGATGGTGGTGGATGCGCCGATCCTTTTAACATTTTGTGCGGATTTTAATCGAATGAGGAAATGGCTTACACTGAACGATGCCCCTGTACACTTTGATAATTACATGAGCTTTATGATTGGGGCCATTGATGCAGCATTGGTTTCACAAAACTGTGCTTTAGCAGCTGAAAATGAAGGACTGGGCATTTGCTATATGGGCTCTACGCTTGCGAATTGTGATCAAATTGGTGAACTGTTGAACTTGCCGCCAAATGTCGTACCCGTTGTTGGCTATTCATTAGGGTATCCAGCAGAAAATCCTGCCCCGCGTGACCGTCTGCCAATGCATGGACTTGTTCACTATGATCAGTATCAGGATTATTCGGATGAAAACATTCAGGAAATTTATCAAGATCGAAATGAAAAAGGATGGAACCGTTACATGGCCGTCCCAAAACTTAAAGAAATGACGGAAGAATTGGGATTGAAGAATCTTGCCCAAATTTATACGATCGCCAAGTATACGAAGCAATCGCATCAGGAATTTTCACAAACCGTGCTGAAGTACTTAGAGAGACAAAACTTCATGAATAATGAATAG
- a CDS encoding AraC family transcriptional regulator — MNILIKNLPEKEIAYIRRTGSYFEPQEHWGRLIDWAIGNGLYPPQQSFIGISLDNPNQVESKDCRHDACVTLPEGFEKENHKDMEFRKLDGGQYALYNFYEKPEKLHSAYQYMFGEWLPNSDYTADYERDNLEYNMNNPSEDPEGKCRVDLYIPVKKRKA, encoded by the coding sequence ATGAATATCTTAATTAAGAACTTACCTGAAAAAGAGATAGCGTATATTAGACGGACGGGGAGTTATTTTGAGCCCCAAGAACACTGGGGAAGGCTGATCGATTGGGCGATTGGCAATGGTCTGTACCCTCCACAGCAGTCGTTTATCGGTATATCGTTAGATAATCCAAATCAAGTGGAAAGCAAGGATTGCCGTCACGATGCCTGCGTTACATTGCCAGAGGGATTTGAAAAAGAAAACCATAAAGATATGGAATTCAGGAAGTTGGATGGAGGGCAGTACGCCCTGTATAATTTTTACGAAAAACCTGAAAAGCTCCATTCTGCTTATCAATACATGTTTGGCGAATGGCTTCCAAATAGTGATTATACAGCCGATTATGAGAGAGATAACCTCGAATACAACATGAATAACCCATCCGAAGATCCTGAAGGAAAATGCAGAGTTGATTTATACATACCCGTTAAAAAGAGAAAAGCTTAG
- a CDS encoding NUDIX hydrolase yields the protein MMIKFSIDKDRSFHLRSAAIIQHKGRVLFQRPVDSENWFLPGGRVEHFESTEETLKRELMEEFNLEVNHLKLCWVVEYFLETENKKIQELGMHYLVDIPEDHPLVHHQGEFTGLEDGYVHRWIEIDELDQYKIVPEFVVPQLRKLKDSSQIEHTVLSVVR from the coding sequence ATGATGATCAAGTTTTCAATCGATAAGGACAGAAGCTTTCATTTAAGATCAGCCGCTATTATCCAACATAAAGGCAGGGTCCTATTTCAAAGGCCGGTTGATAGTGAAAATTGGTTTTTGCCAGGAGGACGAGTGGAGCACTTTGAATCGACAGAAGAGACATTAAAAAGAGAGTTAATGGAAGAGTTCAATTTGGAAGTAAACCACCTGAAGCTCTGTTGGGTAGTGGAGTATTTTTTAGAGACAGAGAATAAAAAAATCCAGGAATTAGGGATGCATTACCTTGTGGACATTCCTGAGGACCATCCATTAGTTCACCATCAAGGTGAGTTCACAGGATTGGAAGATGGATATGTTCACAGATGGATTGAGATCGATGAACTTGATCAGTACAAAATAGTACCCGAATTCGTTGTTCCTCAGTTACGAAAGTTAAAGGACAGCAGCCAGATTGAACATACAGTTTTATCGGTAGTAAGGTAG
- a CDS encoding GNAT family N-acetyltransferase, which yields MNSATETIQELTDKEQWLEAFPIMNQLRTDLTPKTYLELLEEMRKDGYSLYALSIDNRIVSLAGLSWRVNFYNKRHVFIYDLVTDPAYRSSGYGEKLLSYIHNWAKENGAEYVALESGIQRDKAHRFYEEKLDYDKWCYSFRKTL from the coding sequence GTGAATTCAGCGACAGAAACAATACAAGAATTAACGGATAAAGAACAATGGTTAGAAGCCTTTCCCATTATGAATCAGTTACGTACGGATTTGACTCCAAAGACATACTTGGAGTTACTAGAAGAAATGAGGAAAGATGGGTATTCTTTGTATGCTTTATCTATAGATAATCGGATTGTATCCTTAGCCGGTTTAAGCTGGAGAGTCAACTTCTATAATAAGCGTCACGTTTTTATCTATGATCTGGTAACAGATCCTGCTTACCGTTCATCCGGCTACGGAGAGAAATTATTAAGTTATATACATAACTGGGCAAAAGAAAATGGAGCTGAATACGTGGCATTAGAATCAGGTATTCAGCGAGACAAAGCTCACCGTTTTTATGAAGAGAAATTAGATTATGATAAATGGTGCTATTCATTTAGGAAAACGTTATAA
- a CDS encoding thioredoxin family protein, whose protein sequence is MKTEQQYFEEGKSIQTYMDEMGMLKEESFAVYEQFQLPADGFAEQLKQNELHFLTITEDWCGDAMMINPVIRKLAEAADTEMRVALRDADTDLIDRHLTNGGRAIPMILVFNNQGHLLGKWGPRAPKAQQIVDEVRAALPPKDDPTFAEKQKEAFGSLRKRYTEDQALWEEVYNHFKETVLTILK, encoded by the coding sequence ATGAAAACAGAACAACAGTATTTTGAAGAGGGAAAATCGATTCAAACGTATATGGATGAAATGGGCATGTTAAAAGAGGAAAGTTTTGCTGTTTATGAACAATTTCAACTCCCAGCAGATGGATTTGCTGAACAGTTAAAACAAAATGAACTGCATTTCCTAACGATTACCGAAGATTGGTGTGGCGATGCTATGATGATTAATCCCGTCATTCGCAAATTAGCTGAAGCTGCAGATACTGAAATGCGCGTCGCATTACGAGATGCAGATACAGATTTGATTGATCGTCACTTAACAAATGGTGGACGTGCTATTCCCATGATTTTAGTCTTCAATAATCAAGGGCATTTACTTGGAAAGTGGGGACCGCGTGCTCCAAAAGCTCAGCAAATAGTAGATGAAGTTCGTGCTGCATTGCCACCAAAAGATGATCCTACCTTTGCAGAGAAACAAAAAGAAGCCTTTGGTTCTTTAAGAAAAAGATATACAGAGGACCAAGCTCTTTGGGAAGAGGTTTATAATCATTTTAAGGAAACAGTATTAACCATTTTGAAGTAG
- a CDS encoding STAS domain-containing protein — MNNINELREEIKIYFNDHGKRFEENLLSQAVNVSGKITEILEKGNIDLLKNARKLIFYIIDQNDKDLITFAEEEGIAWAGHSLTLSLKLEWVQAIRRTLWKIIGQIDEDKNLTDGKNDFYDMEEVINEQIDQFLNSFFLSYSKYKDQMLHKQREMVEHLSVPIIPVSETVSVLPLIGTIDSFRIRIIEEKVLNEIAITRFQNLVIDLSGVAMMDKDVIDYFQKILTGVAMMGCKAILTGLRPDLVRKMIHGGILFEKDTETRGTLKETLKNYL, encoded by the coding sequence TTGAATAACATAAATGAATTAAGAGAAGAAATCAAAATCTACTTTAACGATCATGGTAAGAGATTCGAAGAGAATTTACTCTCTCAAGCCGTTAATGTTTCGGGGAAAATCACTGAGATTTTAGAAAAAGGAAACATCGACCTATTAAAAAATGCCAGGAAATTAATTTTCTACATAATCGATCAAAATGATAAAGATTTAATCACTTTTGCAGAGGAGGAAGGTATTGCCTGGGCAGGTCATTCATTGACTCTGTCATTAAAATTAGAATGGGTTCAAGCGATCAGAAGAACTTTGTGGAAGATTATTGGTCAAATTGATGAAGACAAGAACCTGACTGATGGAAAAAATGATTTTTATGATATGGAGGAAGTCATAAACGAACAAATAGACCAATTCCTTAATAGTTTCTTTCTCAGCTACTCAAAATATAAAGATCAAATGCTCCATAAGCAAAGGGAAATGGTCGAACATTTATCTGTCCCAATCATTCCAGTAAGTGAGACTGTTTCTGTTCTACCTTTAATTGGGACAATCGACTCCTTTAGAATTAGGATCATTGAAGAGAAAGTTTTAAACGAAATAGCCATCACAAGATTCCAAAACTTAGTGATCGACCTATCAGGTGTAGCCATGATGGATAAGGACGTGATCGACTACTTTCAAAAGATCCTGACTGGTGTCGCCATGATGGGCTGCAAAGCCATCCTGACCGGACTCCGACCAGACCTTGTAAGAAAAATGATACATGGCGGAATACTTTTTGAAAAAGATACAGAAACAAGAGGGACACTTAAAGAGACATTGAAGAATTATCTTTAA